The Xylocopa sonorina isolate GNS202 chromosome 5, iyXylSono1_principal, whole genome shotgun sequence genome segment GTGAATTGAATATACGTAAACTTGATACCATTTTTATACGTTCCCAATTTAAGAGTATAATAATATAGTTACATTGTTTGATTGATTTTGACCTTTCACTATTGCCATTATTTTAACTCGTAGATAGTTTAAGCGCATCATTTCCGACGTATGTTTTTAGGTAAGCACATAATTTTACGTTAGCATGCATATTAAATATATAACACATACATATAGTATGCGCAGGCGTGTGTGAACTATGAAGCACGGAAAGGGTGGTTGAGAACAGCAGGTGTAGAATTCTTAGTGATTTTAACGGAAATATCAATAGGAAAGAAATTAATAgatttaattttataatattttctaGGAATTAAAAAATACTGTTTTAATACTGTCAGCGTAACGCATGCAATTACAGGTTTATGTAGAATAATCGCATTTTGCACCGGCTCATACCGCGTAACTAACCGAATCGATTCACCTTACGTTTATACTATATAATGGAAGCTTTAATACCCgtaataaataaattacaagATGTATTCAACACTGTTGGCGCTGACGCAATACAATTACCTCAAATCGTAGTACTTGGTACACAGGTCAGTTGATACCATTTGAATCATTTCAACTTTTATAATTGTAGCCTCTGTTTAAATTTTTTTTACCTTAGACTCGTAAAAGCGCCGCGCACTTAGATTAATCAATAATTGCTATCGTTACATTTACTGAATCATTTTATCAACTCGCCAGTAACAGAATGTGATGTTTTGTTTTTTAGAGTTCAGGAAAATCATCTGTAATTGAAAGTTTAGTTGGACGATCTTTCTTGCCACGTGGTACTGGTATAGTCACTAGACGTCCTCTGATATTACAATTAGTTTATACACCCAAAGACGAtcgcgaacatagaaatgcagaaAATGGAACGTTGGATCTTGATGAATGGGGCACATTTTTACACACAAAGAATAGAGTTTTTACAGATTTCAATGAAATTCGTAAAGAAATTGAATCGGAGACGGTCCGTATGGCTGGATCTAACAAAGGAATTTGTCCTGAACCGATTAATTTAAAGATATACTCAACTTCGGTTGTCAATCTAACTCTCATAGATCTTCCGGGTATCACAAAGGTGCCGGTCGGTGACCAGCCAGAGGATATAGAGAGTCAAATACGCCAACTTGTATTAAAGTACATATGTAATCCTAATTCTATTATATTGGCTGTTGTTACTGCAAACACAGACATGGCTACGAGCGAAAGTTTGAAACTTAGCAAGGATGTTGATCCAGATGGAAGGCGAACCTTGGCTGTTGTTACTAAACTGGATCTCATGGACGCTGGTAGTTTcttgtattattattattgttattattattattattattattattattattattaattagtaCACTTCAGTACATTTTTGTACATCATTATTATATTAGCATTTCATTTATCGTATACATTATTCTAGGAACTGATGCTATAGATATATTATGTGGAAGAGTCATTCCTGTCAAGTTGGGAATCATTGGAGTAGTCAATCGTTCTCAACAAGATATAATGAATAATAAGAGTATTCAAGATGCATTAAAGGACGAAGCTGCTTTTTTGCAGCGCAGATACCCCACTTTGGcaaatagaaatgggacgccTTATTTAGCCAAGACTTTAAATCGTTTACTCATGCATCATATTCGGGATTGTCTTCCAGAATTGAAGGTAATAACATGGATTTTAAATAGTGAAAGTTTATGGTACATAGCTAGAAAAAAAAAGACTACAGTAAACGTGATTTGGTAGaacttatattttttaaaaaacaGACAAGAGTAAATGTGATGGTATCACAATTTCAAACCCTACTTAATTCGTACGGTGAAGATGTTGGCGACAAGAGTCAAACTTTGCTTCAAATCATTACCAAATTTGCGAGCAGTTATTGCTCTACGATCGAAGGAACAGCTAGAAATATAGAAACAACAGAATTGTGCGGTGGTGCTCGAATTTGTTACATATTTCACGAAACTTTCGGGAAGACATTGGATTCTATACACCCGCTGGCGGGTCTCACAAAGATGGATATTTTAACGGCTATACGAAACGCAACTGGTCCAAGACCAGCTTTATTTATACCAGAAGTTTCTTTCGAGCTATTAGTTAAGCGACAAATTCGAAGGCTCGAGGAACCGTCTTTACGATGCGTAGAACTAGTACACGAAGAAATGCAAAGAATTATACAGCACTGTGGTACCGAAGTACAACAAGAAATGTTGCGTTTTCCAAAGTTGCACGAGCGTATCGTTGATGTTGTAACGCACTTATTGCGTCGGCGTTTACCACCTACTAACCAAATGGTGGAAAATTTGGTTGCTATAGAGTTAGCATATATTAATACTAAGCATCCAGACTTTCATAAAGACGCGGCTCTTGTATCGTCTTTATTAAAAAATGCCGATACGGATCATGTAAAACAGAACAGACGACTTCCTTCCACTACAAACGCCACATCGAGTCCTGCAATTCCAAATTCTGAAACAGTATGTAGTTATTAATAATATTCGTAGTCTCTTCTAGAATATGTTCAACGTAATAGCATCTCGTTACATGTTATATTTGTACATTTCTATACACCTGAAAACGATGGAATTAATCATTTTCTGTCTAATTcaaatatataacattccaagTGTCTACTGATCAGTCTGTTCAGTGTGTCGTGTAATTAAACACATGAAATGTTCCTAACAGAGTGTAAAATCAGTTAATAGTCAAGACGAAGTGACATCTTTTTCCGAGCAGAGCAAGGATCAACAAGGACATCAAATGGCGATAGGTAATTGGTTGTTAAATAATCTAGTACCGCAAGGAAGATCCAATTCGACTAGTTCGATTGACGGTTCCCCAGTAAAAAATCGGGAGAGCAGCACTTCTCCTCATCCACATGCTAGTCCAATTCCATTGATTGAGGTACAAAAATCATCACCGCAACAAAAACCTGTAAATCTACTGCCAGAGGTACCGGCGCAAACACCTCGCAAACTGAGCGAACGAGAACAACGAGACTGTGATGTGATTGGTATGAATAGATAATATATAGTAGATGATACATTTATCCGGATATAAACACTTTAATTTGCTTgattatgtatatatacataaatattaataaataaataaatatatatatgtatatattacgtTTTACAGAAAGATTAATAAAATCATACTTTTATATTGTAAGAAAGTCTATACAGGATAGCGTACCAAAAGCTGTCATGCACTTCCTAGTCAACTATGTAAAAGATAACTTACAAAGCGAGCTCGTGACACATTTATATAAATCAGATCACGCTAATGTTCTTTTAAATGAGAGCGAACACGTTGCCGTTAGGCGTAAAGAAGCGGCAGATATGCTAAAGGTATACTTATAGAGATATCAATTTTTTATGAAATTTTATATGAAATTTTTCATCGGTTTAAATGTTTGTTGCAGGCACTAACGCAAGCTGGTCATATAATTAGTGAAATTCGGGAAACGCACATGTGGTAACTGAATTTACGCATTATTCACAGTTTTTAGTTCAATTTAGACATTTTCGCGGTTTAATAATTTAAACTGACGATAAAAGCCACGTGTATGAACGAAATCACTGTGTATATAGTTTGGATTTTTTGTGCGAGCAATGTTTATAACTACAACAATAATTTTTCAGTTTtacgcattttttttttaatttcattttatagacataaaataatataataccGTAACGTACCGCAACATCTATAGCAAACGTCGATCAAAGTAATATCATTAATAATGATGGTGTTTATGCCTCGAATTGAACTTCAGAAGCCTTATCAAATTTATGCAACTGTCCAATTTTTTATATCGGAAACACCAACTTGCGAAATGTAAAAGCAAGtgaaaatgattgtgaatgcagtGCAGtttgttatttctttttttctaatattttgcTCTGCATGAAAAAAATGGAAACACGAGTAGtatatattcaatgcaaagattAAACGATCTTGTTTTTACGAGTACTTGTGATTATAGATCCTAAGCCACGTGTATGTCTTTACCTACATCTATGCGCATATATGTGTATTATACGTACATTAATTAGTATCTTTGTTGAAATATTGTTATTGAGAAGTACAGCCAAACGCATTGTAACATTGGATAATACATTGTTGTGTTTTGATAGTTTCCATATTGGGTGCAGCAAAAAATTTTTCAATAAACTGTATATGCTCAAGCAACCGAGGCAGAGCCTGTTCGTAATGGCCTTCGTACATTTTCGATATTGCATACAATCTCTTCTCTACCGATTGTTTTAAttgactttttattttattcataTCAATTTTCTCAGTACACTTGGGGCATTGTTTGCTC includes the following:
- the Drp1 gene encoding dynamin related protein 1 isoform X1, with the translated sequence MEALIPVINKLQDVFNTVGADAIQLPQIVVLGTQSSGKSSVIESLVGRSFLPRGTGIVTRRPLILQLVYTPKDDREHRNAENGTLDLDEWGTFLHTKNRVFTDFNEIRKEIESETVRMAGSNKGICPEPINLKIYSTSVVNLTLIDLPGITKVPVGDQPEDIESQIRQLVLKYICNPNSIILAVVTANTDMATSESLKLSKDVDPDGRRTLAVVTKLDLMDAGTDAIDILCGRVIPVKLGIIGVVNRSQQDIMNNKSIQDALKDEAAFLQRRYPTLANRNGTPYLAKTLNRLLMHHIRDCLPELKTRVNVMVSQFQTLLNSYGEDVGDKSQTLLQIITKFASSYCSTIEGTARNIETTELCGGARICYIFHETFGKTLDSIHPLAGLTKMDILTAIRNATGPRPALFIPEVSFELLVKRQIRRLEEPSLRCVELVHEEMQRIIQHCGTEVQQEMLRFPKLHERIVDVVTHLLRRRLPPTNQMVENLVAIELAYINTKHPDFHKDAALVSSLLKNADTDHVKQNRRLPSTTNATSSPAIPNSETSVKSVNSQDEVTSFSEQSKDQQGHQMAIGNWLLNNLVPQGRSNSTSSIDGSPVKNRESSTSPHPHASPIPLIEVQKSSPQQKPVNLLPEVPAQTPRKLSEREQRDCDVIERLIKSYFYIVRKSIQDSVPKAVMHFLVNYVKDNLQSELVTHLYKSDHANVLLNESEHVAVRRKEAADMLKALTQAGHIISEIRETHMW
- the Drp1 gene encoding dynamin related protein 1 isoform X3, which produces MEALIPVINKLQDVFNTVGADAIQLPQIVVLGTQSSGKSSVIESLVGRSFLPRGTGIVTRRPLILQLVYTPKDDREHRNAENGTLDLDEWGTFLHTKNRVFTDFNEIRKEIESETVRMAGSNKGICPEPINLKIYSTSVVNLTLIDLPGITKVPVGDQPEDIESQIRQLVLKYICNPNSIILAVVTANTDMATSESLKLSKDVDPDGRRTLAVVTKLDLMDAGTDAIDILCGRVIPVKLGIIGVVNRSQQDIMNNKSIQDALKDEAAFLQRRYPTLANRNGTPYLAKTLNRLLMHHIRDCLPELKTRVNVMVSQFQTLLNSYGEDVGDKSQTLLQIITKFASSYCSTIEGTARNIETTELCGGARICYIFHETFGKTLDSIHPLAGLTKMDILTAIRNATGPRPALFIPEVSFELLVKRQIRRLEEPSLRCVELVHEEMQRIIQHCGTEVQQEMLRFPKLHERIVDVVTHLLRRRLPPTNQMVENLVAIELAYINTKHPDFHKDAALVSSLLKNADTDHVKQNRRLPSTTNATSSPAIPNSETSVKSVNSQDEVTSFSEQSKDQQGHQMAIVKNRESSTSPHPHASPIPLIEVQKSSPQQKPVNLLPEVPAQTPRKLSEREQRDCDVIERLIKSYFYIVRKSIQDSVPKAVMHFLVNYVKDNLQSELVTHLYKSDHANVLLNESEHVAVRRKEAADMLKALTQAGHIISEIRETHMW
- the Drp1 gene encoding dynamin related protein 1 isoform X2, which produces MEALIPVINKLQDVFNTVGADAIQLPQIVVLGTQSSGKSSVIESLVGRSFLPRGTGIVTRRPLILQLVYTPKDDREHRNAENGTLDLDEWGTFLHTKNRVFTDFNEIRKEIESETVRMAGSNKGICPEPINLKIYSTSVVNLTLIDLPGITKVPVGDQPEDIESQIRQLVLKYICNPNSIILAVVTANTDMATSESLKLSKDVDPDGRRTLAVVTKLDLMDAGTDAIDILCGRVIPVKLGIIGVVNRSQQDIMNNKSIQDALKDEAAFLQRRYPTLANRNGTPYLAKTLNRLLMHHIRDCLPELKTRVNVMVSQFQTLLNSYGEDVGDKSQTLLQIITKFASSYCSTIEGTARNIETTELCGGARICYIFHETFGKTLDSIHPLAGLTKMDILTAIRNATGPRPALFIPEVSFELLVKRQIRRLEEPSLRCVELVHEEMQRIIQHCGTEVQQEMLRFPKLHERIVDVVTHLLRRRLPPTNQMVENLVAIELAYINTKHPDFHKDAALVSSLLKNADTDHVKQNRRLPSTTNATSSPAIPNSETSKDQQGHQMAIGNWLLNNLVPQGRSNSTSSIDGSPVKNRESSTSPHPHASPIPLIEVQKSSPQQKPVNLLPEVPAQTPRKLSEREQRDCDVIERLIKSYFYIVRKSIQDSVPKAVMHFLVNYVKDNLQSELVTHLYKSDHANVLLNESEHVAVRRKEAADMLKALTQAGHIISEIRETHMW
- the Drp1 gene encoding dynamin related protein 1 isoform X4, with translation MEALIPVINKLQDVFNTVGADAIQLPQIVVLGTQSSGKSSVIESLVGRSFLPRGTGIVTRRPLILQLVYTPKDDREHRNAENGTLDLDEWGTFLHTKNRVFTDFNEIRKEIESETVRMAGSNKGICPEPINLKIYSTSVVNLTLIDLPGITKVPVGDQPEDIESQIRQLVLKYICNPNSIILAVVTANTDMATSESLKLSKDVDPDGRRTLAVVTKLDLMDAGTDAIDILCGRVIPVKLGIIGVVNRSQQDIMNNKSIQDALKDEAAFLQRRYPTLANRNGTPYLAKTLNRLLMHHIRDCLPELKTRVNVMVSQFQTLLNSYGEDVGDKSQTLLQIITKFASSYCSTIEGTARNIETTELCGGARICYIFHETFGKTLDSIHPLAGLTKMDILTAIRNATGPRPALFIPEVSFELLVKRQIRRLEEPSLRCVELVHEEMQRIIQHCGTEVQQEMLRFPKLHERIVDVVTHLLRRRLPPTNQMVENLVAIELAYINTKHPDFHKDAALVSSLLKNADTDHVKQNRRLPSTTNATSSPAIPNSETSKDQQGHQMAIVKNRESSTSPHPHASPIPLIEVQKSSPQQKPVNLLPEVPAQTPRKLSEREQRDCDVIERLIKSYFYIVRKSIQDSVPKAVMHFLVNYVKDNLQSELVTHLYKSDHANVLLNESEHVAVRRKEAADMLKALTQAGHIISEIRETHMW
- the Drp1 gene encoding dynamin related protein 1 isoform X5, with protein sequence MAGSNKGICPEPINLKIYSTSVVNLTLIDLPGITKVPVGDQPEDIESQIRQLVLKYICNPNSIILAVVTANTDMATSESLKLSKDVDPDGRRTLAVVTKLDLMDAGTDAIDILCGRVIPVKLGIIGVVNRSQQDIMNNKSIQDALKDEAAFLQRRYPTLANRNGTPYLAKTLNRLLMHHIRDCLPELKTRVNVMVSQFQTLLNSYGEDVGDKSQTLLQIITKFASSYCSTIEGTARNIETTELCGGARICYIFHETFGKTLDSIHPLAGLTKMDILTAIRNATGPRPALFIPEVSFELLVKRQIRRLEEPSLRCVELVHEEMQRIIQHCGTEVQQEMLRFPKLHERIVDVVTHLLRRRLPPTNQMVENLVAIELAYINTKHPDFHKDAALVSSLLKNADTDHVKQNRRLPSTTNATSSPAIPNSETSVKSVNSQDEVTSFSEQSKDQQGHQMAIGNWLLNNLVPQGRSNSTSSIDGSPVKNRESSTSPHPHASPIPLIEVQKSSPQQKPVNLLPEVPAQTPRKLSEREQRDCDVIERLIKSYFYIVRKSIQDSVPKAVMHFLVNYVKDNLQSELVTHLYKSDHANVLLNESEHVAVRRKEAADMLKALTQAGHIISEIRETHMW